One part of the Salvelinus fontinalis isolate EN_2023a chromosome 4, ASM2944872v1, whole genome shotgun sequence genome encodes these proteins:
- the cdk7 gene encoding cyclin-dependent kinase 7, protein MALDVKSRAKRYEKLDFLGEGQFATVYKARDKTNDTIVAIKKIKVGHRTEAKDGINRTALREIKLLQELSHPNIIGLLDAFGHKSNISLVFDYMETDLEVIIKDTSLVLTPANIKAFIVMTLQGLEYMHHNWVLHRDLKPNNLLLDENGVLKLADFGLAKAFGSPNRVYTHQVVTRWYRSPELLFGARMYGVGVDMWAVGCILAELLLRLPFLAGDSDLDQLSKIFEALGTPTDDTWPGMSSLPDYVSFKLFPGTPLEHIFSAAGDDLLELLQGLFTFNPSTRLTATQALKMRYFSNRPGPTPGHQLPRPNSSAEALKEKENLTIGIKRKRDGLETSTIKKKLIL, encoded by the exons ATGGCGCTTGATGTAAAGTCCCGAGCAAAAAGATATGAAAAACTAGATTTTCTGGGAGAGGGTCAG TTTGCCACTGTTTACAAAGCCAGGGACAAGACCAACGACACAATAGTTGCCATCAAGAAG ATCAAAGTTGGACACAGAACAGAGGCTAAAGATG GCATCAACAGGACAGCCCTACGAGAGATTAAACTACTGCAGGAGTTAAGTCACCCAAACATTATTGGG ctgcTTGATGCATTCGGGCACAAATCTAACATCAGCTTGGTGTTTGACTACATGGAGACAGATCTGGAG GTGATCATCAAAGATACCAGTCTGGTTCTGACTCCAGCCAACATCAAAGCCTTCATAGTGATGACTCTACAGGGCCTAGAGTACATGCACCACAACTGGGTTCTGCACAGG gatCTGAAGCCCAATAACCTGCTGCTGGATGAGAATGGTGTGTTGAAGCTGGCTGATTTTGGTTTGGCTAAAGCCTTCGGCAGCCCTAACAGAGTCTACACTCACCAGGTAGTTACCAG GTGGTATCGTTCTCCAGAGTTGTTGTTCGGTGCCAGGATGTATGGGGTGGGCGTCGACATGTGGGCTGTGGGCTGCATCCTTGCAGAGCTCCTCTTAagg ttaCCCTTCCTAGCTGGAGACTCCGATCTGGACCAGCTGAGTAAGATCTTTGAAGCTCTGGGGACTCCTACAGATGACACCTGGCCT GGGAtgagtagtctacctgactatGTGTCGTTTAAGTTGTTTCCTGGTACTCCTCTGGAACACATCTTCAGTGCTGCAGGAGACGACCTCTTAGAACTACTACAGGGTCTATTCACCTTCAACCCTTCCACACGCCTTACAGCTACACAG GCTCTAAAGATGAGGTACTTCAGTAACAGACCAGGTCCAACCCCCGGGCACCAGCTGCCCCGGCCCAACTCATCAGCAGAGGCTCTCAAAGAGAAGGAGAACCTCACCATCGGAATCAAGAGGAAACGAGACGGACTGGAGACGA GCACCATAAAGAAGAAACTGATACTGTGA